The following are from one region of the Poecilia reticulata strain Guanapo linkage group LG7, Guppy_female_1.0+MT, whole genome shotgun sequence genome:
- the LOC103467867 gene encoding 6-phosphofructo-2-kinase/fructose-2,6-bisphosphatase 1-like isoform X2 — protein MVGLPARGKTYISKKLTRYLNWIGVPTKVFNVGQYRREAVKTYKNFEFFKPDNEEAMRIRKACASAALKDVAAYFTKEHGQVAVFDATNTTRERRAVINSFAKEKGYKVFFVESICDDPDIITENIKQVKFGSPDYIDRDIEEAMSDFIQRIECYKASYTSIDDERDRKLSYIKIFDVGSRFLVNRVQDHIQSRIVYYLMNIHVTPRTIYLSRHGESELNLLGRIGGDSGLSPRGLKYADALAKFIRGQNIKDLKVWTSHMKRTIQTAEALGVQYEQWKALNEIDAGVCEELTYEEIQENFPDEFAMRDQEKYRYRYPKGESYEDLVHRLEPVIMELERQENVLVICHQAIMRCLLSYFLDKPADELPYVRCPLHTVLKLTPVAYGCKVESFFLNIEAVNTHRERPANVNVSRKTEEALQTVPDHN, from the exons ATGGTGGGATTACCTGCCAGAGGGAAGACATACATCTCTAAGAAGCTCACCCGATATCTAAACTGGATCGGAGTTCCTACAAAAG TTTTTAATGTGGGCCAGTACCGCAGAGAGGCAGTCAAGACCTACAAGAACTTTGAGTTCTTTAAACCTGACAACGAAGAGGCCATGAGGATCCGCAA GGCCTGCGCTTCAGCTGCACTCAAAGACGTTGCTGCCTACTTCACAAAAGAACATGGACAAGTAGCC GTGTTCGATGCTACTAACACCACGAGAGAGAGGAGGGCCGTCATCAacagttttgcaaaagaaaaaggataTAAG GTGTTCTTCGTAGAATCGATCTGTGATGACCCAGACATAATAACCGAGAATATCAAG CAAGTAAAATTTGGCAGCCCAGATTACATCGACCGTGACATAGAAGAGGCCATGTCGGACTTCATCCAGCGCATTGAGTGCTACAAGGCGAGCTACACGTCAATAGACGATGAGAGAGACAG GAAGCTCTCCTACATAAAGATCTTTGACGTGGGCAGTAGGTTCTTGGTGAACCGAGTCCAGGATCACATCCAGAGCCGGATCGTCTACTACCTCATGAACATCCACGTCACACCGAGAACCATTTACCTGAGCCGCCACGGAGAGAGCGAACTCAACCTGTTGGGTCGGATAGGCGGCGATTCGGGTTTATCACCACGAGGACTGAAG TATGCTGATGCCTTGGCGAAGTTCATCAGAGGTCAGAACATCAAGGACCTGAAGGTTTGGACGAGCCACATGAAGCGGACCATCCAGACTGCAGAGGCTCTGGGCGTCCAGTACGAACAGTGGAAAGCTCTCAATGAGATCGATGCT GGTGTGTGTGAGGAGCTAACATACGAGGAGATTCAGGAGAACTTTCCGGATGAGTTTGCGATGAGAGACCAGGAGAAATATCGTTACCGTTACCCAAAGGGCGAG TCCTATGAGGATCTAGTCCATCGTCTGGAGCCGGTCATCATGGAGCTGGAGAGGCAGGAAAACGTCCTGGTTATCTGCCACCAAGCCATCATGCGCTGCCTGCTGTCCTACTTTCTAGACAAACCTGCAG ATGAGCTGCCTTACGTTAGGTGTCCCCTCCACACGGTGCTCAAACTCACTCCAGTAGCTTACG GATGTAAAGTTGAGTCATTTTTTCTCAATATTGAAGCTgtcaacacacacagagagaggccAGCG AATGTGAACGTCAGCAGAAAGACAGAGGAAGCTCTTCAGACAGTTCCTGACCACAACTAA
- the LOC103467867 gene encoding 6-phosphofructo-2-kinase/fructose-2,6-bisphosphatase 1-like isoform X1, with product MSTEHXNLTQTPLLKIWVPWMGYNLNRRRGSSVPQFCNSPTVIVMVGLPARGKTYISKKLTRYLNWIGVPTKVFNVGQYRREAVKTYKNFEFFKPDNEEAMRIRKACASAALKDVAAYFTKEHGQVAVFDATNTTRERRAVINSFAKEKGYKVFFVESICDDPDIITENIKQVKFGSPDYIDRDIEEAMSDFIQRIECYKASYTSIDDERDRKLSYIKIFDVGSRFLVNRVQDHIQSRIVYYLMNIHVTPRTIYLSRHGESELNLLGRIGGDSGLSPRGLKYADALAKFIRGQNIKDLKVWTSHMKRTIQTAEALGVQYEQWKALNEIDAGVCEELTYEEIQENFPDEFAMRDQEKYRYRYPKGESYEDLVHRLEPVIMELERQENVLVICHQAIMRCLLSYFLDKPADELPYVRCPLHTVLKLTPVAYGCKVESFFLNIEAVNTHRERPANVNVSRKTEEALQTVPDHN from the exons ATGTCCACAGAGCATARAAACCTCACACAGACCCCTCTGCTGAAGATCTGGGTGCCATGGATGGGCTATAACTTGAATCGTAGGAGAGGAT CGTCTGTGCCTCAGTTCTGCAACTCCCCAACGGTGATTGTGATGGTGGGATTACCTGCCAGAGGGAAGACATACATCTCTAAGAAGCTCACCCGATATCTAAACTGGATCGGAGTTCCTACAAAAG TTTTTAATGTGGGCCAGTACCGCAGAGAGGCAGTCAAGACCTACAAGAACTTTGAGTTCTTTAAACCTGACAACGAAGAGGCCATGAGGATCCGCAA GGCCTGCGCTTCAGCTGCACTCAAAGACGTTGCTGCCTACTTCACAAAAGAACATGGACAAGTAGCC GTGTTCGATGCTACTAACACCACGAGAGAGAGGAGGGCCGTCATCAacagttttgcaaaagaaaaaggataTAAG GTGTTCTTCGTAGAATCGATCTGTGATGACCCAGACATAATAACCGAGAATATCAAG CAAGTAAAATTTGGCAGCCCAGATTACATCGACCGTGACATAGAAGAGGCCATGTCGGACTTCATCCAGCGCATTGAGTGCTACAAGGCGAGCTACACGTCAATAGACGATGAGAGAGACAG GAAGCTCTCCTACATAAAGATCTTTGACGTGGGCAGTAGGTTCTTGGTGAACCGAGTCCAGGATCACATCCAGAGCCGGATCGTCTACTACCTCATGAACATCCACGTCACACCGAGAACCATTTACCTGAGCCGCCACGGAGAGAGCGAACTCAACCTGTTGGGTCGGATAGGCGGCGATTCGGGTTTATCACCACGAGGACTGAAG TATGCTGATGCCTTGGCGAAGTTCATCAGAGGTCAGAACATCAAGGACCTGAAGGTTTGGACGAGCCACATGAAGCGGACCATCCAGACTGCAGAGGCTCTGGGCGTCCAGTACGAACAGTGGAAAGCTCTCAATGAGATCGATGCT GGTGTGTGTGAGGAGCTAACATACGAGGAGATTCAGGAGAACTTTCCGGATGAGTTTGCGATGAGAGACCAGGAGAAATATCGTTACCGTTACCCAAAGGGCGAG TCCTATGAGGATCTAGTCCATCGTCTGGAGCCGGTCATCATGGAGCTGGAGAGGCAGGAAAACGTCCTGGTTATCTGCCACCAAGCCATCATGCGCTGCCTGCTGTCCTACTTTCTAGACAAACCTGCAG ATGAGCTGCCTTACGTTAGGTGTCCCCTCCACACGGTGCTCAAACTCACTCCAGTAGCTTACG GATGTAAAGTTGAGTCATTTTTTCTCAATATTGAAGCTgtcaacacacacagagagaggccAGCG AATGTGAACGTCAGCAGAAAGACAGAGGAAGCTCTTCAGACAGTTCCTGACCACAACTAA